From one Mycolicibacterium sp. HK-90 genomic stretch:
- a CDS encoding SDR family oxidoreductase has product MRIAVAGATGNIGARLVAELQRSGHEVVAISRANGVDLLTGDGLDAALVGVQSVVDVISTPPVDRDGTVAYLGTATRNLLAAEERAGVRHHVLLSIVGIHDIEGNPHYAGKREQERLIEAGPVPWTIVPATQFHDFAEMVVGWTEQDGPDGVTAPIAPLLVQPIDPDDVAVVLAEIAVGEPQGRHPDVAGPQPQDLVDMARRTLAVRGREVRLVPTWSSVFGLEMSGNVMLPRAGARIAPTTFEQWLGRQQ; this is encoded by the coding sequence ATGCGAATCGCAGTGGCGGGCGCGACGGGAAACATCGGCGCACGATTGGTGGCCGAGCTGCAGCGCTCGGGACACGAGGTGGTGGCGATCAGCCGCGCGAACGGGGTGGACCTCTTGACCGGCGATGGGCTCGACGCCGCCCTGGTCGGGGTGCAGTCGGTGGTGGACGTGATCAGCACCCCACCGGTCGACCGCGACGGGACGGTGGCCTACCTCGGTACCGCCACCCGCAATCTGCTGGCGGCCGAGGAACGCGCCGGCGTCAGGCATCACGTGCTGCTCTCGATCGTGGGAATCCACGACATCGAGGGAAATCCGCACTACGCCGGAAAGCGCGAGCAGGAGCGACTGATCGAGGCGGGTCCCGTGCCGTGGACGATCGTGCCCGCCACGCAGTTCCACGACTTCGCCGAGATGGTGGTGGGCTGGACCGAACAGGACGGCCCCGACGGTGTGACGGCGCCGATCGCTCCGCTGCTGGTGCAGCCCATCGATCCGGACGACGTGGCCGTGGTGCTCGCCGAGATCGCCGTGGGCGAGCCGCAGGGACGCCACCCCGACGTGGCCGGTCCGCAGCCCCAGGATCTGGTCGACATGGCGCGCCGGACCCTGGCGGTGCGCGGCCGGGAGGTCCGGTTGGTGCCCACGTGGTCGTCGGTGTTCGGATTGGAGATGTCGGGCAATGTGATGCTGCCCCGTGCGGGTGCCCGCATCGCGCCCACCACGTTTGAGCAGTGGCTGGGGCGGCAGCAGTAG
- a CDS encoding ATP-dependent DNA helicase UvrD2 yields the protein MDPMPLEAPSPALGDLDDEQREAVLAARGPVCVLAGAGTGKTRTITRRIAHLVAGGHVAPSQVLAVTFTARAAGEMRGRLRVLGQESGVNTAAVQAVTFHAAARRQLQYFWPRLVGDTGWELLDSKFAVVAQAANRAGMQTSTDDVRDLAGEIEWAKASLITPEAYGTAVAKVGRDIPFDAAKVAAVYSGYEALKARRDGSALLDFDDLLLHTAAAIENDAAVAQEFRDRYRCFVVDEYQDVTPLQQRVLDAWLGERDDLTVVGDANQTIYSFTGATPRFLLDFSRRFPDAAVVRLERDYRSTPQVVSLANRVIAAARGRMAGSKLHLVGQRDPGPEPTFSEYPDEVAEANAVARSIKKLIENGTEPAEIAVLYRINAQSEVYEEALTEAGIAFQVRGGEGFFSRQEIRQALVAMQRFAERDIPEDNLPALVRELLEPLGLTAEPPAGTKARERWEALTALAELVDEEVAVRPELDLRALVAELRQRADARHPPVVQGVTLASLHAAKGLEWDAVFLVGLADNTLPISHALAHGPDSEPVEEERRLLYVGVTRARVHLGLSWALARTPGGRQGRRPSRFLNGIAPQLQNAVGSGPDRTRRQRGPAPRCRVCNAALTTPPAIMLRRCETCPSDLDEELLTELKEWRLRVSKEMKVPAYVVFTDNTLIAIAESLPTDEAALVALPGIGARKLEQYGPDVLELVKGRQNS from the coding sequence ATGGACCCCATGCCGTTGGAGGCTCCCTCGCCCGCACTGGGCGATCTGGACGATGAGCAGCGGGAGGCCGTGCTGGCCGCCCGCGGCCCGGTGTGCGTGCTGGCGGGTGCCGGTACCGGCAAGACCCGCACCATCACCCGCCGGATCGCGCATCTGGTGGCCGGCGGCCACGTCGCCCCCAGTCAGGTGCTCGCGGTGACGTTCACCGCGCGGGCCGCCGGCGAGATGCGGGGCCGCTTACGGGTGCTGGGCCAGGAGTCGGGGGTGAACACCGCTGCGGTGCAGGCGGTGACGTTTCACGCCGCGGCGCGTCGCCAGCTGCAGTACTTCTGGCCGCGTCTGGTGGGTGACACGGGGTGGGAGCTGCTCGACAGCAAGTTCGCCGTGGTCGCCCAGGCGGCCAACCGGGCCGGAATGCAGACCAGTACCGACGACGTTCGTGACCTCGCCGGTGAAATCGAATGGGCCAAGGCATCTTTGATCACCCCGGAGGCCTACGGCACCGCGGTGGCGAAGGTCGGTCGTGACATCCCGTTCGACGCGGCCAAGGTCGCCGCGGTCTATTCGGGGTACGAGGCCCTCAAGGCGCGCCGGGACGGCTCGGCCCTCCTTGATTTCGACGACCTGTTGCTGCACACCGCCGCGGCCATCGAGAACGACGCCGCGGTGGCGCAGGAATTCCGGGACCGTTACCGCTGTTTCGTCGTCGACGAATATCAGGACGTCACACCCCTGCAGCAGCGGGTGCTCGACGCCTGGCTGGGGGAGCGGGACGACCTCACCGTGGTCGGCGACGCCAATCAGACGATCTACTCGTTCACCGGGGCCACCCCGCGTTTCCTGCTGGACTTCTCCCGGCGCTTCCCCGATGCGGCGGTGGTCCGGCTGGAGCGGGACTACCGCTCGACACCGCAGGTGGTGTCGTTGGCCAACCGGGTGATCGCGGCAGCACGCGGCCGGATGGCGGGCAGCAAGTTGCATCTGGTGGGTCAGCGTGATCCCGGCCCCGAGCCGACGTTCTCCGAGTACCCCGACGAGGTGGCCGAGGCCAACGCGGTCGCCCGGTCCATCAAGAAACTGATCGAAAACGGAACGGAGCCGGCCGAAATCGCGGTGCTGTACCGGATCAACGCGCAGTCGGAGGTGTACGAGGAGGCGCTCACCGAGGCCGGCATCGCCTTCCAGGTGCGCGGTGGCGAGGGCTTCTTCAGCCGCCAGGAGATCCGCCAGGCGTTGGTGGCCATGCAGCGCTTCGCCGAACGTGACATCCCCGAGGACAACTTGCCCGCCCTCGTGCGTGAGCTTCTCGAACCGCTCGGACTGACCGCCGAACCCCCGGCCGGCACCAAGGCCCGCGAACGCTGGGAAGCGTTGACGGCGCTGGCCGAGCTCGTCGACGAGGAGGTCGCGGTGCGGCCCGAGCTCGATCTGCGCGCGCTGGTGGCCGAGTTGCGCCAGCGCGCCGACGCCCGGCATCCGCCCGTGGTGCAGGGCGTGACACTGGCGTCGCTGCACGCGGCCAAGGGTCTCGAGTGGGACGCGGTGTTCCTGGTCGGCCTGGCCGACAACACATTGCCGATCTCGCACGCGCTCGCGCACGGGCCGGACAGCGAGCCGGTGGAGGAGGAGCGCCGTCTGCTCTATGTCGGGGTCACCCGGGCCCGGGTGCATCTCGGGCTGAGCTGGGCGCTGGCCCGCACCCCGGGCGGGCGCCAGGGCCGACGGCCGTCGCGGTTCCTCAACGGCATCGCGCCGCAACTGCAGAATGCGGTCGGCTCCGGGCCGGATCGGACGCGTCGTCAACGGGGTCCGGCACCGCGCTGCCGGGTCTGTAACGCCGCATTGACGACGCCGCCGGCGATCATGTTGCGCCGCTGCGAAACCTGTCCGTCGGACCTGGACGAGGAGCTGCTCACCGAGCTCAAAGAGTGGCGGTTGCGGGTCTCCAAGGAAATGAAGGTGCCGGCGTATGTGGTGTTCACCGACAACACATTGATCGCCATCGCCGAGTCGCTGCCGACCGATGAGGCCGCACTCGTGGCACTTCCCGGCATCGGCGCGCGCAAGCTCGAGCAGTACGGCCCGGATGTCCTCGAGTTGGTCAAGGGCCGCCAAAATTCGTAA
- a CDS encoding WhiB family transcriptional regulator produces MSIAMTAPEVSVAPMTCEERLPAVPCHIGNPDLWFAESPVDLEQAKALCADCPIRRECLAAALERQEPWGVWGGEILDRGTIVARKRPRGRPRKDAAGTTAAA; encoded by the coding sequence ATGTCCATTGCGATGACCGCTCCGGAGGTGAGCGTCGCGCCGATGACATGCGAAGAGCGGCTGCCGGCGGTGCCGTGCCACATCGGGAATCCCGATCTGTGGTTCGCCGAGAGCCCAGTCGATCTGGAGCAGGCCAAGGCTCTGTGCGCGGATTGCCCGATCCGCCGCGAGTGCCTGGCTGCCGCGCTGGAACGGCAGGAGCCGTGGGGCGTTTGGGGCGGCGAGATCCTCGACCGCGGAACCATTGTGGCGCGCAAGCGGCCGCGTGGACGTCCGCGCAAGGATGCCGCGGGTACCACGGCCGCCGCGTGA
- a CDS encoding AarF/ABC1/UbiB kinase family protein — translation MDDGLVSDIKRGSVARNAKLAGLAGGMAGRAALGFGKRLTGKSKDEVTAELMDKAAQQLFAVLGELKGGAMKVGQALSVLEAAIPEQYGKPYREALTKLQREAPPLPAAKVHRVLDAQLGTKWRERFTSFDDTPVASASIGQVHKAVWSDGREVAVKIQYPGADEALRADLKTIQRLVGVFKQLAPGVDIQGIVDELIERTDMELDYRLEAENQRAFAKAYRDDPHFCIPAIVASAPKVVIAEWMDGIPMSVIIREGTPEQRDLMGTRLSELTFDAPKRLQMMHGDAHPGNFMLLPDGRMGVIDFGAVAPLPDGFPTSLGECIRLARDKNYDELLPTMEEAGFIQKGQQVSIEEVDDMLRQYVEPIEVDVFHYNRRWIQRMAAGQMDNWVAQIKTARQLDLPPNLAIPLRVIASTIAMCCQLDAHVPMKAIATELVPGFAEEAA, via the coding sequence ATGGATGATGGTCTGGTGTCTGACATCAAACGTGGAAGTGTGGCACGGAATGCGAAGCTCGCCGGCCTGGCCGGCGGCATGGCGGGGCGGGCCGCATTGGGGTTCGGCAAGCGCCTGACCGGCAAGTCCAAGGACGAGGTCACTGCCGAGTTGATGGACAAGGCCGCCCAACAATTGTTCGCCGTACTCGGCGAGCTCAAGGGCGGGGCGATGAAGGTGGGCCAGGCCCTGTCGGTCCTGGAGGCGGCCATCCCCGAGCAGTACGGCAAGCCGTACCGCGAGGCGTTGACCAAATTGCAGCGCGAAGCTCCGCCGCTGCCGGCCGCCAAGGTTCACCGGGTGCTCGATGCGCAACTCGGCACCAAATGGCGGGAACGGTTCACCTCATTCGACGACACCCCCGTGGCCTCGGCCAGCATCGGTCAGGTGCACAAGGCGGTGTGGTCCGACGGCCGCGAGGTGGCCGTCAAGATCCAATACCCCGGTGCCGACGAGGCACTGCGCGCGGACCTCAAGACGATCCAGCGCCTGGTCGGGGTGTTCAAGCAGCTCGCCCCCGGCGTCGACATCCAGGGCATCGTCGACGAGTTGATCGAACGCACCGACATGGAGCTGGACTACCGGCTCGAGGCCGAGAATCAGCGTGCGTTCGCCAAGGCATACCGCGACGATCCGCACTTCTGCATCCCCGCGATCGTCGCCAGCGCGCCCAAGGTCGTCATCGCGGAATGGATGGACGGCATCCCGATGTCGGTGATCATCCGTGAGGGCACCCCCGAACAGCGGGACCTGATGGGCACCCGGCTGTCCGAACTCACCTTCGACGCGCCCAAGCGGTTGCAGATGATGCACGGCGATGCCCATCCGGGAAACTTCATGCTGCTGCCCGACGGGCGGATGGGTGTCATCGACTTCGGCGCCGTCGCGCCGCTGCCCGACGGCTTCCCGACCTCGCTCGGCGAATGCATCCGGCTGGCCCGGGACAAGAACTACGACGAGCTGCTGCCCACGATGGAGGAAGCCGGTTTCATCCAGAAGGGCCAACAGGTTTCGATCGAGGAAGTCGACGACATGTTGCGCCAGTACGTCGAACCGATCGAGGTCGACGTCTTCCACTACAACCGCCGGTGGATTCAGCGGATGGCGGCCGGGCAGATGGACAACTGGGTGGCCCAGATCAAGACGGCCCGCCAGCTCGACCTGCCACCCAACCTGGCCATTCCGCTGCGGGTGATCGCCTCGACCATCGCCATGTGCTGCCAACTCGACGCCCACGTGCCGATGAAAGCGATTGCCACAGAACTGGTTCCGGGTTTCGCCGAGGAAGCGGCCTAG
- a CDS encoding cyclodehydratase has product MIRYVLAAGRPILLRPDNAVQLGWDPRRAVLVRPPDGMTQAQLARLLRTLQAGATRDELLTAAESFDDDTAVDELVGALTEAGMLTALTAPARATRSASIRIHGRGPLSELLTNGLRCSGARVRHSTHPHTRNVAASTDLVVLADYQITDPRLLQELHEVGIAHLPVRVRDGAGLVGPLVIPGKTSCLQCADLHRTDRDAAWPAVANQLRGAVGSASRATILATAALALRQVDLVIRAVGHPDTGQPAPAVPPTLNTTLELDADGYSIAARHWSRHPECPC; this is encoded by the coding sequence ATGATCCGCTACGTGCTCGCGGCGGGCAGGCCGATCCTGCTGCGGCCCGACAACGCGGTCCAGCTCGGGTGGGACCCGCGCCGCGCGGTGCTGGTCCGCCCTCCCGACGGGATGACGCAGGCACAACTGGCCAGGCTGCTGCGTACGTTGCAGGCCGGGGCCACTCGGGATGAATTGCTCACGGCCGCAGAATCGTTCGACGATGACACGGCCGTCGACGAGCTGGTCGGCGCACTCACCGAGGCAGGAATGCTCACCGCGTTGACCGCCCCGGCCCGCGCGACCCGGTCGGCCTCGATCCGCATCCACGGCCGCGGGCCGTTGTCGGAACTGCTGACCAACGGCCTGCGCTGCTCGGGCGCGCGGGTCCGGCACAGCACCCACCCGCACACCAGGAACGTGGCGGCCTCCACCGACCTGGTGGTCCTGGCCGACTACCAGATCACCGACCCCCGCCTGCTGCAGGAGCTGCACGAGGTCGGCATCGCGCACCTGCCCGTGCGCGTGCGCGACGGCGCCGGGCTGGTCGGCCCGCTGGTGATCCCGGGAAAGACCAGCTGCCTGCAGTGCGCCGACTTGCACCGCACCGACCGCGACGCGGCGTGGCCGGCCGTGGCCAACCAACTCAGGGGTGCGGTCGGCAGCGCCAGCCGCGCGACCATCCTGGCCACCGCGGCACTGGCGCTGCGCCAGGTCGACCTGGTCATCCGCGCGGTCGGGCACCCCGATACCGGTCAGCCCGCCCCAGCTGTGCCGCCCACGCTCAACACCACCCTGGAGCTCGACGCCGACGGATACTCGATCGCCGCGCGGCACTGGTCGCGGCACCCCGAGTGCCCGTGCTGA
- a CDS encoding zinc-dependent metalloprotease yields the protein MADLPFGFSAGNDPDRDKDKKDPNSGSGSGDSGPGPGSDPFGFGMGGANFDMGDLGQIFTKLGEMFSGAGSAMAGGKQSGPVNYDLARQLASNSIGFVAPVPEKTTGAVADAVRLAETWLDGVTPLPAGTTRSVAWTPSDWLDNTLDTWKRLCDPVAEQISSVWASALPEEAKSMAGPLLAMMSQMGGMAFGSQLGQALGKLSREVLTSTDVGLPLGPKGVAALMPEAIESLAEGLERPRSEILTFLAAREAAHHRLFSHVPWLPSQLLGAVEAFAKGMKVDMSGIEDFARGFNPASLSDPSEMEQLLNQGIFEPKATPEQEAALERLETLLALIEGWVQTVVTAALGDRIPGTSALAEMLRRRRATGGPAEQTFATLVGLELRPRKMREAAVLWERLTEAVGTDARDSVWQHPDLLPSAADLDEPAGFIDRMIGGDTSDLDSAFEQAIADLEKEQRKGDDAEGDSGS from the coding sequence ATGGCTGACCTGCCCTTCGGCTTCTCCGCCGGGAACGACCCCGACCGAGACAAAGACAAGAAGGACCCCAACTCCGGGTCCGGTTCCGGCGATTCCGGGCCAGGTCCGGGTTCTGATCCGTTCGGATTCGGCATGGGCGGAGCCAACTTCGACATGGGTGATCTCGGGCAGATCTTCACCAAGCTGGGCGAGATGTTCAGCGGCGCGGGTAGCGCGATGGCCGGCGGCAAGCAATCCGGTCCGGTGAACTACGACCTGGCCCGGCAATTGGCGTCCAACTCGATCGGGTTCGTCGCGCCGGTGCCGGAAAAGACCACCGGCGCCGTGGCCGACGCGGTCCGGTTGGCCGAGACCTGGCTCGACGGGGTCACCCCGCTGCCCGCGGGCACCACCCGGTCGGTGGCGTGGACTCCCAGCGACTGGCTGGACAACACCCTCGACACCTGGAAGCGCCTGTGCGACCCCGTGGCCGAGCAGATCTCGTCGGTGTGGGCCTCGGCCCTGCCCGAGGAGGCCAAGAGCATGGCCGGTCCCCTGCTGGCGATGATGTCGCAGATGGGCGGCATGGCGTTCGGCTCCCAGCTCGGCCAGGCCCTGGGCAAGCTGTCGCGCGAGGTGCTGACCTCCACCGACGTCGGCCTGCCGCTCGGCCCCAAGGGCGTCGCCGCGCTCATGCCGGAGGCGATCGAATCGCTGGCCGAGGGGCTGGAGCGTCCCCGCAGCGAGATCCTGACCTTCCTGGCCGCCCGCGAGGCGGCGCATCACCGGCTGTTCAGCCATGTGCCGTGGCTGCCCAGCCAGCTGCTCGGCGCCGTCGAGGCCTTCGCCAAGGGCATGAAGGTCGACATGTCCGGCATCGAGGACTTCGCCCGCGGATTCAACCCGGCCTCCCTGAGCGACCCGTCGGAGATGGAGCAGCTGCTCAACCAGGGCATCTTCGAACCGAAGGCCACGCCCGAGCAGGAGGCCGCGCTGGAGCGGCTGGAAACCCTGCTGGCGCTCATCGAGGGATGGGTCCAGACCGTTGTCACCGCGGCGCTGGGCGACCGCATCCCCGGCACGTCGGCGCTCGCCGAGATGCTGCGTCGCCGGCGCGCCACGGGTGGACCCGCCGAGCAGACCTTCGCCACTCTGGTCGGCCTGGAACTGCGCCCCCGCAAGATGCGGGAAGCCGCGGTGTTGTGGGAACGGCTGACCGAGGCCGTCGGCACCGACGCCCGCGACAGCGTGTGGCAGCATCCCGACCTGCTGCCCAGCGCAGCCGATCTCGACGAGCCGGCCGGCTTCATCGACCGGATGATCGGCGGCGACACCAGCGACCTCGACAGCGCCTTCGAACAGGCCATCGCCGATCTGGAGAAGGAACAGCGCAAGGGCGACGACGCAGAGGGCGACAGCGGCAGCTGA
- a CDS encoding PDZ domain-containing protein, with translation MNRRILTLLVALVPIVVFGVLLSVVTVPFVSLGPGPTFNTLGEIEGKQVVDIKTTGGTGEFVVHPTSGHLNMTTVSQRDGLTLGQALALWMSGREQLVPRDLVYPPDKSKDEIDDANNSDFKKSEDSAEYAALSYLKYPMAVTVQSVTDPGPSAGKLRDGDAIDGVNGKPVGNLDEFQALLKNTKPGDELVIDFRRKNAPPGVATIKLGDNPDRDYGFLGVGVLDAPWAPFDIDFHLANVGGPSAGLMFSLAVVDKLTTGDLNDGKFIAGTGTITGDGKVGSIGGITHKMLAAREAGATVFLVPADNCIEARSDPQDGMELVKVDTLTQAVDALHTISAGGEPPRC, from the coding sequence GTGAACAGGCGGATTTTGACGCTGCTGGTAGCGCTGGTGCCCATCGTGGTGTTCGGCGTGCTGCTCTCGGTGGTGACGGTGCCCTTCGTGTCGCTGGGGCCGGGTCCGACGTTCAACACGCTCGGTGAGATCGAGGGCAAGCAGGTGGTGGACATCAAGACCACGGGAGGGACCGGCGAATTCGTGGTCCACCCCACCTCGGGGCACCTGAACATGACCACGGTGTCCCAACGCGACGGGCTGACGCTGGGCCAGGCGCTGGCGTTGTGGATGTCGGGCCGTGAGCAGTTGGTGCCCCGCGACCTGGTGTATCCGCCGGACAAGTCCAAGGACGAGATCGACGATGCCAACAACTCCGATTTCAAGAAGTCCGAGGACAGTGCCGAGTACGCCGCGCTGTCCTACCTGAAATACCCGATGGCCGTCACCGTGCAGAGCGTCACCGACCCCGGCCCCTCGGCAGGCAAGCTGCGCGACGGCGATGCGATCGACGGCGTGAACGGCAAGCCGGTGGGCAACCTCGACGAGTTCCAGGCCCTGCTGAAGAACACCAAGCCGGGCGATGAACTGGTGATCGACTTCCGCCGCAAGAACGCGCCGCCCGGCGTCGCAACCATCAAGCTCGGCGACAACCCCGACCGTGATTACGGGTTCCTGGGGGTCGGTGTGCTCGACGCCCCATGGGCGCCGTTCGACATCGATTTCCACCTGGCCAACGTCGGCGGTCCGTCCGCGGGGCTGATGTTCAGCCTGGCCGTGGTCGACAAGCTCACCACCGGTGACCTCAACGACGGCAAGTTCATCGCCGGCACCGGGACCATCACAGGCGACGGCAAGGTCGGCTCGATCGGCGGCATCACCCACAAGATGCTGGCCGCCAGGGAGGCCGGGGCCACGGTGTTCCTGGTGCCCGCCGACAACTGCATCGAGGCACGTTCGGACCCACAGGACGGGATGGAGTTGGTGAAGGTGGACACCCTGACCCAGGCCGTCGACGCTTTGCACACGATTTCTGCTGGTGGCGAACCGCCTCGCTGCTGA